Proteins co-encoded in one Saccharomyces cerevisiae S288C chromosome II, complete sequence genomic window:
- the PCH2 gene encoding Pch2p (Hexameric ring ATPase that remodels chromosome axis protein Hop1p; nucleolar component of the pachytene checkpoint, which prevents chromosome segregation when recombination and chromosome synapsis are defective; also represses meiotic interhomolog recombination in rDNA; required for meiotic double-stranded break formation) produces the protein MSYIVDLQVRGSSLRVIKCMFREDEQISSLHSGSDSKQNSNKKLGEFLNLLKAVVKRKLESFPKDRLKTSIITGQELMREGQGSIEIKDPPTEAQQHLIRSLAKVLLHQFSSINGKVNTVNEGQDNLFLSLFVKKISIEQQSTSHVSIKLNFHEKINLGQHIDSILDSEETNESDTYHMGSVDEFIIYPFCCLEEQDELKNGSILSTEFDKIDLELDEDDGFEGETLNNCINSVGNFDIPLSKQTLNLVNISYLPGTTFEGQWESLYFGNNIKERLYSYATISLKIARFKQTGDSNQEDITTLITNNKLLLVHGPPGTGKTTLCKALCQKLSVRREFSDGSDTIDTNYKGIIIELSCARIFSKWFGESSKNISIVFKDIEELLKVNEGRGIFICLLIDEVEAIASSRTNLSSRNESTDGIRVVNTLLTQLDRLKKYHNFLALATSNLLDSLDDAFVDRADGVFYVGNPTAEGILHILKVCIEEMITSGIILFHARSTGVKFFNKYQDILRKIAIKCSTVDISGRTIRKLPLMCLSEYFRTFPVDDDEFVLALAMSARKLSAARK, from the exons ATGAGCTACATAGTTGACCTACAAGTGCGAGGATCATCTCTGAGGGTTATCAAATGTATGTTTAGAGAGGATGAGcaaatttcttctctaCATTCTGGTTCTGACTCGAAACAAAACAGCAACAAAAAGCTGggagaatttttgaatctgTTAAAAGCAGTGGTCAAGAGGAAGTTGGAAAGTTTCCCAAAAGACCGTTTAAAGACTTCGATTATAACTGGCCAAGAATTAATGAGAGAGGGGCAAGGAAGTATTGAAATTAAGGATCCACCAACGGAGGCGCAACAACATTTGATTAGAAGCCTAGCAAAAGTTTTATTACACCAGTTTTCAAGCATAAATGGCAAAGTTAACACAGTAAATGAAGGACAAGATAATTTGTTTCTATCCTTATTcgttaaaaaaatttctatAGAGCAACAGTCCACATCACACGTCTCTATTAAATTGAACTTTCAtgagaaaataaatttggGTCAGCACATAGATTCTATTTTAGATTCAGAGGAGACCAACGAGTCGGACACTTATCACATGGGATCTGTTGACGAGTTCATTATATATCCCTTTTGCTGTCTGGAAGAGCAAGATGAGCTGAAAAATGGCAGCATACTGTCCACAGAGTTCGACAAGATTGACTTAGAACTAGACGAGGATGATGGTTTTGAGGGAGAAACTTTAAACAATTGTATCAATTCGGTGGGAAATTTTGACATTCCACTAAGTAAGCAAACACTAAACTTAGTAAATATATCATATCTTCCAGGCACAACTTTCGAGGGCCAATGGGAATCGTTGTATTTTGGTAACAATATTAAAGAAAGGTTATATAGCTACGCAACTATATCTCTCAAGATAGCAAGATTCAAACAAACTGGAGACTCCAATCAAGAAGACATTACAACGCTAATcacaaataataaattaCTCCTTGTCCATGGTCCTCCGGGAACAGGTAAAACAACGTTATGCAAAGCACTTTGCCAAAAATTATCTGTGAGGCGGGAATTTTCAGACGGTTCCGATACCATTGATACTAATTATAAGGGGATAATAATAGAATTGTCTTGTGCACGCATCTTTTCTAAATGGTTTGGAGAATCgtcaaaaaatatatcaatAGTATTCAAAGACATTGAGGAGCTTTTAAAGGTCAATGAGGGACGAGGGATCTTTATATGCCTTTTGATAGATGAGGTTGAAGCAATAGCAAGTTCAAGAACAAATTTGTCAAGTAGAAATGAGTCAACAGATGGAATCCGAGTTGTGAACACTTTACTTACGCAACTTGACAGGCTGAAAAAATACCATAACTTTTTAGCATTAGCCACGTCTAATTTATTAGATTCATTAGATGATGCTTTTGTTGATCGAGCAGATGGAGTTTTTTATGTTGGAAATCCAACAGCTGAGGGCATCCTCCACATTCTAAAGGTTTGCATAGAGGAGATGATAACTTCAGgtataattctttttcacGCAAGATCAACTGGAGTCAAgttcttcaataaataTCAGGACATTTTGCGGAAAATTGCTATCAAATGCTCG ACCGTTGATATCAGTGGTAGAACAATAAGGAAATTGCCCTTGATGTGTCTGTCTGAATACTTCCGGACATTTCCTGTAGACGACGATGAGTTTGTTCTGGCATTAGCTATGTCAGCGCGGAAGCTGAGCGCAGCGCGGAAGTGA
- the GDT1 gene encoding putative ribosome biosynthesis protein GDT1 (Calcium and manganese transporter with higher affinity for Ca2+; involved in Ca2+ and Mn2+ homeostasis; localizes to the cis- and medial-Golgi apparatus; GFP-fusion localizes to the vacuole; required for the Mn2+-dependent function of glycosylation enzymes; TMEM165, a human ortholog linked to Congenital Disorders of Glycosylation, functionally complements the null allele; expression pattern and physical interactions suggest a possible role in ribosome biogenesis; expression regulated by Gcr1p), translating to MGNMIKKASLIALLPLFTAAAAAATDAETSMESGSSSHLKSFLMSVSMIGLSEIGDKTFLIAALMAMRHKRVLVFSAAATSLAIMTILSGVVGHSAVAFLSERYTAFFAGILFLVFGYKLTMEGLEMSKDAGVEEEMAEVEEEIAIKDMNQDMDDVEKGGDTAYDKQLKNASIGKKIVHRIRELASFMFSPVWVQIFLMVFLGELGDRSQISIIAMATDSDYWYVIAGAVIGHAICSGLAVVGGKLLATRISIRTITLASSLLFFIFALMYIYQAFTTQD from the coding sequence ATGGGAAATATGATAAAGAAGGCATCTTTAATAGCCCTCCTACCGCTGTTCACCGCCGCAGCCGCTGCAGCTACTGATGCGGAGACATCTATGGAATCTGGGAGTTCTTCACATTTGAagtcttttttaatgtcCGTTTCTATGATTGGGCTTTCTGAAATTGGTGACAAAACCTTCTTGATCGCAGCCTTGATGGCAATGCGTCACAAAAGAGTTCTGGTGTTCTCAGCAGCAGCTACCTCCCTCGCTATTATGACCATCCTTTCTGGTGTGGTGGGTCATTCAGCCgttgcttttctttctgaaCGCTATACAGCATTTTTTGCAGGTATTTTATTCTTAGTGTTCGGTTACAAATTGACTATGGAAGGTTTGGAGATGTCTAAGGATGCAGGTGTTGAGGAGGAAATGGCTGAAGTGGAGGAAGAAATTGCCATTAAAGACATGAACCAGGATATGGatgatgttgaaaaaggagGCGACACTGCGTATGATAAACAGCTGAAGAACGCTTCGattggtaaaaaaatagtgCACAGGATTCGCGAATTAGCATCATTTATGTTTTCCCCAGTTTGGGTTCAAATTTTCCTGATGGTTTTCCTAGGCGAGCTAGGTGACCGTTCACAAATTAGTATTATTGCCATGGCTACTGACAGCGACTATTGGTATGTTATTGCAGGTGCTGTTATTGGTCATGCCATTTGCTCTGGATTAGCAGTGGTGGGTGGGAAATTATTGGCAACAAGAATTAGCATAAGAACAATCACTCTTGCTAGCTCGttgttattcttcattttcgcCTTgatgtatatatatcaaGCATTCACAACTCAGGATTGA
- the NTC20 gene encoding Ntc20p (Member of the NineTeen Complex (NTC); this complex contains Prp19p and stabilizes U6 snRNA in catalytic forms of the spliceosome containing U2, U5, and U6 snRNAs): protein MPSLRDLSLERDQELNQLRARINQLGKTGKEEANDFVGLNISNEPVYDTVIQTGQSSNATNSFVQETIQKTKQKESGQPYIIPQKNEHQRYIDKVCETSDLKAKLAPIMEVLEKKTNEKIKGIIRKRVLQEPDRDNDDSG, encoded by the coding sequence ATGCCCTCTCTGCGAGATTTATCACTAGAAAGGGACCAAGAATTAAATCAGTTACGTGCCCGTATCAACCAGCTGGGCAAAACaggcaaagaagaagccaatgattttgttggtttaaatatttcaaatgaACCTGTATATGACACGGTGATTCAAACAGGACAGAGCTCTAACGCAACGAATAGTTTTGTACAAGAAACTATTCAGAAGACGAAACAAAAAGAGAGTGGTCAGCCATATATTATCCCCCAAAAAAACGAACATCAGCGTTACATCGATAAGGTTTGCGAAACCAGCGATCTCAAAGCCAAATTAGCGCCTATTATGGAAGTGCTCGAGAAGAAAacgaatgaaaaaattaaggGAATAATAAGGAAAAGGGTATTACAGGAACCCGACCGTGACAATGATGATAGCGGCTGA
- the RPS9B gene encoding 40S ribosomal protein uS4 RPS9B (Protein component of the small (40S) ribosomal subunit; homologous to mammalian ribosomal protein S9 and bacterial S4; RPS9B has a paralog, RPS9A, that arose from the whole genome duplication), whose amino-acid sequence MPRAPRTYSKTYSTPKRPYESSRLDAELKLAGEFGLKNKREIYRISFQLSKIRRAARDLLTRDEKDPKRLFEGNALIRRLVRVGVLSEDKKKLDYVLALKVEDFLERRLQTQVYKLGLAKSVHHARVLITQRHIAVGKQIVNIPSFMVRLDSEKHIDFAPTSPFGGARPGRVARRNAARKAEASGEAAEEAEDEE is encoded by the exons ATGCCAA gaGCTCCAAGAACTTACTCTAAGACTTACTCTACACCAAAGAGACCTTACGAATCTTCTCGTTTGGACGCAGAATTGAAGTTGGCCGGTGAATTCGgtttgaagaacaagagaGAAATTTACAGaatttctttccaattgtCTAAAATTCGTCGTGCTGCCAGAGACTTGTTAACTAGAGACGAAAAGGACCCAAAGAGATTGTTCGAAGGTAATGCCTTGATCAGAAGATTGGTTAGAGTTGGTGTCTTGTCCGAAgacaagaagaagttggATTATGTTTTGGCTTTGAAGGTTGAAGATTTCTTGGAAAGAAGATTGCAAACTCAAGTCTACAAGTTGGGTTTGGCCAAGTCTGTCCACCACGCCAGAGTTTTAATCACTCAAAGACACATTGCTGTTGGTAAGCAAATCGTCAACATCCCATCTTTCATGGTCAGATTGGACTCTGAAAAGCACATTGACTTCGCTCCAACTTCTCCATTCGGTGGTGCTAGACCAGGTAGAGTTGCTAGAAGAAACGCTGCTAGAAAGGCTGAAGCTTCCGGTGAAGCTGCTGAAGAAGCCGAAGACgaagaataa
- the RPL21A gene encoding 60S ribosomal protein eL21 RPL21A (Ribosomal 60S subunit protein L21A; homologous to mammalian ribosomal protein L21, no bacterial homolog; RPL21A has a paralog, RPL21B, that arose from the whole genome duplication) — protein sequence MGKSHGYRSRTRYMFQRDFRKHGAVHLSTYLKVYKVGDIVDIKANGSIQKGMPHKFYQGKTGVVYNVTKSSVGVIINKMVGNRYLEKRLNLRVEHIKHSKCRQEFLERVKANAAKRAEAKAQGVAVQLKRQPAQPRESRIVSTEGNVPQTLAPVPYETFI from the exons ATGGGTAAATC ACACGGTTACAGATCTCGTACTCGTTACATGTTCCAACGTGACTTCAGAAAGCATGGTGCCGTCCATCTTTCTACTTACTTGAAGGTCTACAAGGTTGGTGACATTGTCGACATCAAAGCCAATGGTTCTATCCAAAAGGGTATGCCACACAAGTTTTACCAAGGTAAGACCGGTGTTGTCTACAACGTTACTAAGTCTTCTGTTGGTGTTATCATCAACAAGATGGTCGGTAACAGATATCTagaaaaaagattaaaCTTAAGAGTTGAACACATCAAGCACTCCAAGTGTAGacaagaatttttggaaagagTTAAGGCCAATGCTGCTAAGCGTGCTGAAGCTAAGGCTCAAGGTGTTGCTGTTCAATTGAAGAGACAACCAGCTCAACCAAGAGAATCCCGTATCGTTTCTACTGAAGGTAACGTTCCTCAAACTTTGGCCCCAGTTCCATACGAAACTTTCATCTAA
- the RIM2 gene encoding Rim2p (Mitochondrial pyrimidine nucleotide transporter; imports pyrimidine nucleoside triphosphates and exports pyrimidine nucleoside monophosphates; member of the mitochondrial carrier family) produces MPKKSIEEWEEDAIESVPYLASDEKGSNYKEATQIPLNLKQSEIENHPTVKPWVHFVAGGIGGMAGAVVTCPFDLVKTRLQSDIFLKAYKSQAVNISKGSTRPKSINYVIQAGTHFKETLGIIGNVYKQEGFRSLFKGLGPNLVGVIPARSINFFTYGTTKDMYAKAFNNGQETPMIHLMAAATAGWATATATNPIWLIKTRVQLDKAGKTSVRQYKNSWDCLKSVIRNEGFTGLYKGLSASYLGSVEGILQWLLYEQMKRLIKERSIEKFGYQAEGTKSTSEKVKEWCQRSGSAGLAKFVASIATYPHEVVRTRLRQTPKENGKRKYTGLVQSFKVIIKEEGLFSMYSGLTPHLMRTVPNSIIMFGTWEIVIRLLS; encoded by the coding sequence ATGCCTAAAAAATCCATTGAAGAATGGGAAGAGGATGCCATTGAATCAGTTCCATATTTAGCAAGTGATGAAAAGGGCTCTAATTATAAGGAAGCTACACAAATTCCACTAAATTTGAAGCAAtctgaaattgaaaatcatCCAACAGTAAAACCATGGGTTCATTTTGTTGCTGGGGGTATTGGAGGAATGGCGGGTGCAGTTGTTACGTGTCCCTTTGATTTGGTGAAGACCCGATTACAAAGtgatatatttttgaaagcaTACAAATCACAAGCTGTTAATATCAGTAAAGGATCTACTCGTCCAAAGAGTATTAATTATGTCATTCAAGCAGGAACCCATTTCAAGGAAACACTGGGAATCATAGGCAATGTGTACAAACAAGAGGGTTTTAGAAGCTTGTTTAAGGGTTTGGGCCCCAATTTAGTCGGGGTTATTCCAGCAAGAAgtattaatttttttacctaTGGAACTACTAAAGATATGTATGCTAAAGCGTTCAATAATGGCCAAGAAACACCTATGATTCATCTGATGGCTGCTGCAACCGCAGGTTGGGCAACGGCGACGGCAACCAATCCTATTTGGTTGATTAAAACAAGAGTACAGCTTGATAAAGCTGGGAAAACATCGGTCCGACAGTACAAGAACTCTTGGGATTGCTTAAAAAGTGTTATAAGAAATGAGGGTTTCACTGGCTTGTACAAAGGGTTGAGTGCCTCTTATTTGGGTTCTGTTGAAGGTATACTTCAATGGCTATTATATGAACAAATGAAGAGGTTAATAAAGGAAAGGTCTATTGAGAAATTTGGATATCAAGCCGAAGGTACAAAAAGCACATCAGAGAAAGTCAAGGAGTGGTGTCAAAGATCAGGAAGCGCTGGTCTTGCAAAATTTGTGGCTAGTATAGCAACATATCCGCACGAAGTTGTCAGGACGAGATTGAGACAAACGCCCAAGGAAAATGGTAAACGAAAGTATACAGGTTTAGTACAAAGTTTCAAAGTTATAATTAAAGAAGAGGGACTCTTTTCAATGTATAGTGGGTTGACCCCGCATTTGATGAGAACAGTTCCGAACAGTATAATTATGTTTGGTACATGGGAAATTGTTATAAGGCTACTATCGTAG
- the MED8 gene encoding RNA polymerase II mediator complex subunit MED8 (Subunit of the RNA polymerase II mediator complex; associates with core polymerase subunits to form the RNA polymerase II holoenzyme; essential for transcriptional regulation) — MSQSTASLVPEGNQGSLQEDVSFDFNGVPGQALDAVRMRLAQLTHSLRRIRDEMSKAELPQWYTLQSQLNVTLSQLVSVTSTLQHFQETLDSTVVYPLPKFPTTSHESLVTTLLRKKNIPEVDEWMKYVRETSGVTTALLKDEEIEKLLQQDREITNWARTTFRNEYGKHDFKNEESLSEEHASLLVRDSKPSKPFNVDDVLKFTFTGEKPIITGSTSTSSSN, encoded by the coding sequence ATGTCACAATCTACTGCATCACTGGTACCAGAGGGCAATCAAGGCTCCCTCCAAGAAGATGTTAGTTTTGATTTCAATGGTGTACCTGGCCAGGCTTTAGATGCCGTGCGCATGCGTTTGGCTCAATTAACTCATTCATTGAGGAGAATCAGAGACGAAATGTCCAAAGCCGAACTGCCACAATGGTATACACTCCAATCACAACTGAATGTCACATTATCCCAGCTCGTTTCTGTAACCTCCACTCTACAACATTTCCAAGAAACTTTAGACTCTACAGTGGTTTACCCTTTGCCTAAATTCCCAACCACCTCTCATGAAAGTTTGGTCACTACCCTtttgaggaagaagaatattccTGAAGTGGACGAATGGATGAAATATGTTAGGGAAACATCTGGAGTAACTACAGCCTTGCTAAAGgatgaagaaatagaaaagcTGCTGCAACAGGACAGAGAAATAACGAATTGGGCGCGCACTACGTTTAGAAACGAATATGGAAAGCAcgatttcaaaaatgaagaatccCTAAGCGAAGAACACGCTTCACTTCTAGTACGAGATAGCAAACCTTCGAAACCTTTCAATGTGGATGATGTTCTAAAGTTCACCTTCACAGGGGAAAAGCCCATTATTACGGGATCTACTTCAACATCATCTAGTAATTGA
- the AIM4 gene encoding Aim4p (Protein proposed to be associated with the nuclear pore complex; null mutant is viable, displays elevated frequency of mitochondrial genome loss and is sensitive to freeze-thaw stress): MDQKKDPSNNLTERRVSKVQRPNKKKVRNQVESLSRNLERNKEGQLLQTVSKGHLEADSGHSLGREKENGELGIRSIFYDKDWNPRGTAPSHYRNIPYNPATFKRRTEVQARLGNLENIKIPK, translated from the coding sequence ATGGATCAAAAGAAGGACCCAAGTAATAACTTAACAGAAAGAAGGGTTTCCAAGGTCCAACGCccaaataagaaaaaggtaCGAAATCAAGTTGAATCACTTTCTAGAAACCTAGAGAGAAATAAAGAGGGACAGCTTCTGCAGACTGTATCAAAAGGTCATTTAGAAGCTGATTCTGGACACTCACTGGGTCGTGAAAAAGAGAACGGTGAACTCGGTATAAGAAGTATATTTTACGATAAAGACTGGAATCCAAGAGGCACTGCACCATCACATTACAGAAATATACCTTATAATCCTGCCACTTTCAAAAGGCGAACTGAAGTTCAAGCCAGACTGGGAAACCTCGAGAATATCAAAATACCAAAGTGA
- the MSI1 gene encoding Msi1p (Subunit of chromatin assembly factor I (CAF-1); chromatin assembly by CAF-1 affects multiple processes including silencing at telomeres, mating type loci, and rDNA; maintenance of kinetochore structure; deactivation of DNA damage checkpoint after DNA repair; chromatin dynamics during transcription; and repression of divergent noncoding transcription; Msi1p localizes to nucleus and cytoplasm and independently regulates the RAS/cAMP pathway via sequestration of Npr1p kinase), producing the protein MNQCAKDITHEASSIPIDLQERYSHWKKNTKLLYDYLNTNSTKWPSLTCQFFPDLDTTSDEHRILLSSFTSSQKPEDETIYISKISTLGHIKWSSLNNFDMDEMEFKPENSTRFPSKHLVNDISIFFPNGECNRARYLPQNPDIIAGASSDGAIYIFDRTKHGSTRIRQSKISHPFETKLFGSHGVIQDVEAMDTSSADINEATSLAWNLQQEALLLSSHSNGQVQVWDIKQYSHENPIIDLPLVSINSDGTAVNDVTWMPTHDSLFAACTEGNAVSLLDLRTKKEKLQSNREKHDGGVNSCRFNYKNSLILASADSNGRLNLWDIRNMNKSPIATMEHGTSVSTLEWSPNFDTVLATAGQEDGLVKLWDTSCEETIFTHGGHMLGVNDISWDAHDPWLMCSVANDNSVHIWKPAGNLVGHS; encoded by the coding sequence ATGAATCAGTGCGCGAAGGACATAACTCATGAAGCCTCCAGTATACCCATCGATTTGCAAGAAAGATACTCGCActggaagaaaaacacTAAACTACTTTATGATTACCTAAACACGAATTCAACAAAGTGGCCGTCCTTAACGTGCCAGTTCTTTCCTGATTTAGATACCACTTCGGATGAGCATCGCATCTTGTTATCCTCATTTACATCTTCCCAAAAACCTGAAGATGAGACCATATATATTAGCAAAATATCCACGTTGGGTCATATAAAATGGTCATCTTTAAATAATTTCGACATGGACGAAATGGAATTCAAACCGGAGAACTCGACAAGGTTTCCCTCCAAACACTTAGTAAATGACATCAGTATTTTCTTCCCAAACGGGGAATGCAATAGGGCAAGATATTTGCCTCAAAATCCAGATATTATAGCCGGCGCCTCTTCAGATGGTGCAATCTACATATTCGATAGAACAAAACACGGCTCTACTAGAATAAGACAGTCCAAAATTTCACATCCCTTTGAGACAAAGCTGTTTGGTTCACATGGTGTTATTCAAGACGTGGAGGCAATGGATACTTCTTCGGCAGATATAAATGAGGCGACTTCTTTAGCCTGGAACTTGCAGCAGGAGGCCCTTTTACTTTCTTCTCACTCCAACGGCCAAGTTCAAGTTTGGGACATTAAACAATATTCGCATGAGAACCCTATAATAGATTTACCCTTAGTGTCAATAAACAGCGACGGAACAGCGGTGAATGATGTAACTTGGATGCCAACACACGATTCCCTCTTTGCTGCTTGTACTGAAGGAAATGCGGTCTCCCTATTAGATCTGAGGACTAAGAAAGAGAAGCTCCAGAGTAACCGTGAAAAACACGATGGTGGAGTAAACTCCTGTAGATTTAACTATAAGAACTCTTTAATTCTAGCATCTGCAGATTCAAATGGGAGGCTAAATTTATGGGATATTAGAAACATGAACAAAAGCCCAATCGCTACCATGGAGCACGGTACTTCCGTTTCAACTTTAGAATGGAGTCCAAATTTCGATACTGTATTGGCAACGGCTGGCCAAGAAGATGGGTTAGTCAAGCTATGGGATACCTCCTGCGAAGAAACTATATTTACCCATGGTGGTCATATGCTCGGTGTGAACGACATTTCGTGGGACGCTCATGACCCTTGGTTAATGTGCAGTGTGGCAAATGATAATTCAGTTCACATATGGAAACCTGCAGGAAACCTTGTTGGACATTCGTGA